The DNA window CTTCTGTCTTCAGTGTGAGCATCTGTTCCGGCAGGATTGAGTGATTCTTCAGACTCCCCCAGCTTTGTCTCTTTTGTagccaaacatttattgagcacttactgtatgctGGGTACTACATGAGGCCACAGGGACCCAAAAGTCTCAGCAAAACCTCGTGGAGCCTTCAGGCCAGTCTAGGAGGAGGAGGCCTGAGACCCTCCAGCGGGTCGTTTTAAAGGCCCTTGTGCGTGGACCccgtatgactttttttttcttcttttctggagATTCATGTGTTGGTCTTTGTGATGGCTGAGGTTTGGTTTCAGACAATTTTTCTAGGCTTTCCTGGCATTTAAGGGAGGCTGTGACTGTGTCCTCTGCCACTTTTCTATACTTCGTCCCCCAAAATATCTCAAGAAAAGTCAAGTCACCCTTTCTCCTTTAACCCTTTAGTATATTTGGATGTGCCGTCTCCGCCCAGCGTGATGACGTCGTAACCTGGAGCCCTGCCTGCCCCTTTCTATAGTTGGCATGAGGTCGCCTGACTCTCACCCCGCATGGGCACAGGCAGGGCAGCCACAGAGTGGGAGGGACAGTTCTGGATGGAAAGCTGTGTTCGCTGCTCAGCCCCAttcctgctgctctcttcagagctgtaaGAACCGGGCCAAATGGTGCCCACACCTTCCAAGTCAACCTCAGATGAACTCAGGGTCAACAGGGGAGCTACCTCCCATGCTAAGCTGAGGGTTCTGTCTCTGGCAACCTGAATCATCCACTCACACAGAGCCCGAGTTAAATTAACCCTGCATTCAATGAGGGCTGGCCACCTGCACAGTCTTGTGGGGGCTACAAAAACGCGTGAGACTTGGCCTTCACCCTCAGTCACGGCCCAGACTAGGGAGCAGCACACGCATGTTCAGTGTGGTCAGGGTTTTCAGGGGCTTTGAGAAGAGAGAGGGGAAtccaggaagacttcctggaggagatggCAGCTGAATTTGGGTTTAAGGGAAGGAAGAGATAAGGAGAGAAGGACATTCCCT is part of the Chlorocebus sabaeus isolate Y175 chromosome 16, mChlSab1.0.hap1, whole genome shotgun sequence genome and encodes:
- the STH gene encoding saitohin; this encodes TCVCCSLVWAVTEGEGQVSRVFVAPTRLCRWPALIECRVNLTRALCEWMIQVARDRTLSLAWEVAPLLTLSSSEVDLEGVGTIWPGSYSSEESSRNGAEQRTQLSIQNCPSHSVAALPVPMRGESQATSCQL